A stretch of the Pedobacter sp. MC2016-14 genome encodes the following:
- a CDS encoding LytTR family DNA-binding domain-containing protein — MVLNCIAVDDEPLALGLVCSFIEQTPFLKLVGRFSSGITALLFLHEQSVDLIFLDIQMPDLTGMQMARLLEKPTSGNAPRVIFTTAFNNYALEGYKVDALDYLLKPFDYEEFLKAAHKGRAYAELLSSVNNPAATILESHDEEFIFLKVEYQLLKVAVKDILYIEGLKDYVKVYLEGQSKPVLTLTTLKAMEERLPVKNFLRVHRSYIVALDKISSVAKNSLNIGTLSVTVGEQYREAFNEWLKKWIY; from the coding sequence ATGGTACTCAATTGCATAGCGGTAGATGATGAGCCCCTGGCATTAGGCCTGGTGTGCAGCTTTATAGAACAAACTCCCTTCCTGAAACTTGTTGGTCGTTTTTCCAGTGGCATTACGGCTTTATTGTTTTTACATGAACAGTCAGTTGATCTGATTTTTCTGGACATCCAGATGCCAGACCTTACCGGGATGCAGATGGCACGTTTGCTGGAGAAACCCACAAGCGGCAATGCACCAAGGGTAATTTTTACCACTGCTTTTAACAATTATGCCTTGGAGGGCTATAAGGTGGATGCTTTGGACTACCTGCTTAAGCCTTTTGATTACGAAGAGTTTTTGAAAGCCGCTCATAAAGGCAGGGCCTACGCAGAATTGCTAAGTAGTGTTAACAATCCGGCAGCGACTATACTGGAAAGCCATGATGAGGAATTCATTTTTCTAAAAGTAGAATACCAATTGCTTAAGGTAGCGGTAAAAGACATTCTGTATATAGAAGGACTTAAAGACTATGTGAAGGTTTACCTGGAGGGACAATCAAAGCCCGTATTAACTTTAACTACTTTAAAGGCCATGGAAGAGCGGCTTCCGGTAAAAAACTTTTTGCGTGTGCACCGGTCTTACATTGTAGCGCTGGATAAGATCAGTAGCGTTGCTAAAAACTCCCTGAATATTGGAACCCTGAGTGTTACCGTAGGCGAGCAGTACCGTGAGGCTTTTAACGAATGGTTAAAGAAGTGGATATATTAA
- a CDS encoding RNA polymerase sigma factor: MDAHELANYRDDMLMDLIRQDKHFAFNELYRRHWEKMLNVAYKRLKSADVAEELVQEAFLNLYLKRKTLVITTSIAAYLHTVLKYKVLDEVRAQLVRNNYREEWLNRPEVVSDDVHTMLEHKELSTLMLNMADQLAPKCKEVFLLRYKEQLSIKMIAEQLQISEKTVEGHISVARKTLKVLLKDYRADFLSALIFLSLLR, encoded by the coding sequence ATGGATGCTCATGAATTAGCAAATTATAGAGATGATATGCTGATGGATTTAATTCGTCAGGATAAGCATTTTGCGTTCAATGAGTTGTACAGGAGGCATTGGGAAAAAATGCTCAATGTTGCCTATAAAAGATTAAAATCTGCTGATGTTGCGGAAGAACTGGTACAAGAGGCTTTTTTAAATTTGTACCTGAAAAGAAAAACCCTGGTCATCACTACATCCATTGCCGCCTACCTGCATACGGTGCTCAAATATAAAGTGCTGGATGAGGTTAGGGCACAATTGGTGCGCAACAATTACCGGGAGGAATGGTTAAACAGGCCGGAGGTGGTATCAGATGATGTGCATACCATGCTGGAACATAAGGAGCTTTCTACGCTGATGCTAAATATGGCCGATCAGCTTGCGCCTAAATGTAAGGAAGTGTTTTTGCTGCGGTATAAAGAGCAATTGAGCATTAAAATGATTGCCGAGCAATTACAGATTTCGGAAAAGACAGTTGAGGGACATATCAGTGTAGCTCGTAAAACCTTGAAAGTATTGCTGAAAGATTACCGTGCGGATTTCCTTTCTGCACTGATTTTTCTCTCCTTATTGCGCTAA
- a CDS encoding FecR family protein yields MISKERLEYLITACQNLEASAAEQEELDYWYASFELDQDFTAALNAAEKSAVEARLMKDLDSRIKKSVWKWNWQPYAAAAAVLMVLTAGLMMYKSNRSVAPAISKVKKYQNDVAPGKNRAFLTLADGTKIDLNDKNSGLLASQSGAKIIKKADGTIAYEHTADKNIVPAYNTISIPKGGQYHLILPDGSEVWMNAHSSLKYPSVFAGNKREVELMGEAYFQIAHDQNKPFSVRSSGQLVKVLGTHFNINSYPEQEPVKTTLLQGSISLQQSATGKSYLLKPGQQASLAATVAIKTVDTEAAIAWKEGLFIFENTDIKTLMRQLERWYDVDINYSGLPDKRFYGRISRDVPLSEVLDMLEATSNLKFQIAGRRVTAGYQ; encoded by the coding sequence ATGATCAGTAAAGAACGTCTGGAATATTTAATCACTGCCTGCCAAAATCTGGAGGCTTCTGCCGCAGAGCAGGAGGAACTGGATTATTGGTATGCAAGCTTTGAACTTGACCAGGATTTTACGGCTGCCTTAAATGCAGCTGAAAAATCTGCGGTTGAAGCGCGCTTGATGAAAGACCTGGACTCCCGGATTAAAAAATCTGTATGGAAATGGAACTGGCAACCCTATGCTGCTGCGGCAGCGGTGTTGATGGTACTGACTGCTGGTTTAATGATGTATAAATCCAATCGTAGTGTTGCGCCGGCAATCAGCAAGGTTAAAAAATATCAAAACGACGTAGCTCCGGGAAAAAACAGGGCATTCCTTACGCTTGCTGATGGAACTAAAATAGACCTGAACGATAAAAACAGCGGACTGCTTGCGAGTCAGTCGGGTGCAAAGATCATCAAGAAAGCAGACGGTACCATTGCTTATGAACATACAGCAGATAAAAATATAGTTCCAGCTTATAACACCATTAGCATACCTAAAGGCGGTCAATACCACCTGATTCTTCCAGATGGAAGTGAGGTTTGGATGAATGCACATTCATCTTTAAAATACCCTTCGGTATTTGCAGGAAACAAAAGAGAAGTAGAGCTTATGGGAGAGGCGTACTTTCAAATTGCGCATGATCAGAATAAGCCTTTCAGTGTAAGATCTTCCGGACAGCTGGTAAAAGTATTGGGAACGCATTTTAACATTAACAGTTACCCTGAGCAGGAGCCTGTAAAAACCACCCTTTTACAAGGAAGTATTTCTTTGCAGCAAAGTGCTACGGGTAAATCTTATCTGCTAAAACCAGGTCAGCAAGCCAGTTTAGCAGCGACGGTAGCCATTAAAACCGTAGATACGGAAGCGGCAATAGCCTGGAAAGAAGGCTTATTTATTTTTGAAAATACAGACATTAAAACCCTTATGCGCCAATTAGAGCGCTGGTATGACGTGGATATCAATTATTCAGGTCTGCCGGATAAACGGTTTTATGGAAGAATATCACGTGATGTGCCCTTATCCGAAGTTTTAGATATGCTGGAGGCCACCAGTAATTTAAAATTCCAAATAGCAGGAAGGAGGGTCACGGCGGGATACCAATAA
- a CDS encoding SusC/RagA family TonB-linked outer membrane protein produces MKNLYKKTLSLGLSILCLCFAISASAQDVTLHFKAAPLQKVIDAVSKQSKFNFLFDAEFLKKANPVTIDADRMSVQKVLPLIFAGQPFNYKITGKSIILTQKVSSRNVTEDEIIHGMVTDSLGAGLPGVSVLLKGTSIAGQTDATGHFLLRNTGANKTVIVRYMGYRSQEVTANGSENLNIKLQMESYGLNDVVVNGFQNVSRERSTSAITQINNEQLNKQINVDLLSALEGQVPGLLYIKNPTGSSADRPVLRGIASYQPTTTSSPLIVIDGLPTEFTMDQVNPYDIESISVLRDGAASSIYGSRSAFGVIVLTTKQAKGSGVKISANADFFLTAKPDFSKMHYASTSDLIDYETDLYNYEKSRAGSATALFNSYGDIGGSTIKYYSPLYQLYRQQEAGTLSATQVNNTLSQWRNNDYLRDYRDNVWQNELRKRYNLSLSSATKTNNTYMSLNYDESQERVKNNQGKSLNLYFKSTYNLKKWLTATFGFNGTYTQDQSTELEYSDYNLQPRYAQIVDANGNRVVADYINLKDGFTSSGEMNAVAALKLKAIPDFKPVTFNILDELEKGLTTQKNLKLRGFADIKVDLFKGLSYDAKIQYENSRRDVETYNEADSYKMRYAYNVLTVYNTSTAKYTHPIIDGGRFRQLSQQSWNYTFRQQLSFDRLFGNTGNEHSIAAIAGFELRETTTPRSIEQMRYGYDPQTLTSAAYDAYTMSQTGVVSYIYSANKTLGALANSQSSLKHRFVSAYSNLSYTFRGKYVATGSIRVDQADLFGLDPKYQYRPLWSAGLAWNASSEDFLKKYDWLSMLKFRATYGINGNAELASSTYLVSRIRNDNLYPALQYTDIVSYPNPKLRWEKSATLNFGMDYALLNNRLRGSIDMYTKKSTDLLVPSSLDPTVGVASIDINNGAITNRGVEIAIGGDWLKRKDLTLTSNFVIAFNKSEIVKVTRTVTDAYSAITSPTSYFFLNTPLNTMYAYKYGGMVNGYPYFLDEKGESNVVFDATGTPTSIKSITNPDALVNLGTLTPTYTGSFNQRVSYKEFSLGAMLVFSGGNKLRKDVTNIGATTVTDEDLTRRWKSGLETDLPRLLIDYPQNLSTSASTLASLWQYSDKQVLDATYIKLRNVSLSYSLPKSVNNLIKVSSARITAQVNNLWYWSKAGDDIDPETYSLNSGTRSLQTPKSFLIGLNVNF; encoded by the coding sequence TTGAAAAATTTATACAAAAAAACCCTATCGCTAGGGCTGAGCATATTGTGCCTGTGCTTTGCAATAAGTGCCAGTGCACAAGACGTTACTTTACACTTTAAAGCGGCTCCGCTGCAGAAAGTGATCGATGCAGTTTCTAAACAGAGCAAATTTAATTTCCTGTTTGATGCTGAATTTCTTAAGAAAGCAAATCCTGTAACCATTGATGCAGACCGCATGTCTGTACAGAAGGTACTCCCCTTGATTTTTGCCGGTCAGCCCTTCAATTACAAGATTACTGGCAAGTCCATTATCCTTACACAGAAAGTAAGCAGCCGGAATGTAACCGAAGATGAGATTATTCATGGTATGGTGACCGACAGTTTGGGCGCTGGATTGCCGGGTGTAAGTGTGTTACTTAAAGGAACATCAATTGCAGGGCAAACCGATGCAACCGGACATTTCTTGTTGAGGAATACCGGGGCGAATAAAACCGTAATCGTTAGATATATGGGTTACAGAAGTCAGGAAGTTACTGCAAACGGTAGCGAGAACTTAAACATAAAGCTACAGATGGAAAGTTATGGCTTAAATGATGTGGTAGTTAACGGTTTTCAAAATGTAAGCCGTGAGCGGTCTACTTCTGCTATTACGCAAATTAATAATGAACAGTTGAATAAGCAGATCAACGTTGACTTGCTTTCTGCATTGGAAGGCCAGGTTCCCGGATTGTTATATATAAAGAATCCAACAGGTTCATCAGCTGATAGACCAGTCCTGCGTGGAATTGCAAGTTATCAGCCTACAACAACTAGTAGTCCACTGATTGTAATTGACGGACTGCCAACTGAATTTACAATGGATCAAGTAAATCCTTATGATATTGAGTCCATTAGCGTGTTAAGGGACGGTGCCGCATCTTCAATTTATGGTTCGAGATCTGCTTTTGGAGTTATCGTATTGACAACAAAACAGGCAAAAGGTAGTGGGGTAAAAATTAGTGCTAACGCTGACTTTTTTCTTACTGCAAAGCCGGATTTCAGCAAAATGCACTATGCAAGTACTAGCGACTTGATTGACTATGAGACTGACTTATACAATTATGAAAAAAGCAGAGCTGGCTCAGCTACAGCGTTGTTCAATTCATATGGAGATATTGGTGGCTCTACCATCAAATATTATTCGCCACTTTATCAGCTCTATCGTCAGCAAGAGGCAGGGACCTTAAGCGCTACACAAGTAAATAATACGCTTTCCCAATGGAGAAATAATGATTATTTGCGTGATTATAGGGATAATGTATGGCAAAATGAATTGAGAAAAAGATACAATCTTTCTTTGAGTTCTGCTACTAAAACGAACAATACCTATATGAGCTTAAATTATGATGAGAGCCAGGAAAGGGTAAAGAATAATCAGGGAAAAAGTTTAAATCTGTATTTCAAATCTACTTATAACTTAAAGAAATGGCTTACAGCAACGTTTGGATTTAACGGAACATATACTCAAGATCAATCTACGGAATTAGAGTATTCAGATTACAATTTGCAGCCACGTTACGCTCAAATTGTTGATGCCAATGGAAACCGCGTAGTTGCAGACTATATAAACCTAAAAGACGGATTTACCTCATCGGGAGAGATGAATGCCGTTGCAGCCTTAAAATTAAAAGCAATTCCCGATTTTAAACCTGTAACTTTTAATATACTGGATGAATTAGAAAAAGGACTTACTACCCAAAAGAACCTGAAATTAAGAGGCTTTGCAGATATTAAGGTTGACCTATTCAAAGGATTGAGTTATGATGCAAAAATTCAATACGAAAATTCACGCAGAGATGTAGAAACTTACAACGAAGCTGATAGTTATAAGATGCGTTATGCTTATAATGTTCTAACTGTTTATAATACCTCGACAGCAAAATATACACACCCAATTATTGATGGTGGAAGATTTAGACAGCTAAGTCAGCAAAGCTGGAATTACACTTTCCGTCAACAATTAAGTTTTGACCGTCTTTTTGGCAATACAGGAAATGAGCATTCTATTGCGGCAATTGCAGGTTTTGAATTACGTGAAACCACGACTCCGAGATCTATTGAACAAATGAGATACGGATACGATCCGCAAACCCTTACTTCGGCTGCTTATGATGCTTATACTATGAGCCAAACAGGAGTAGTAAGTTACATCTATAGTGCTAATAAGACGCTTGGTGCTTTGGCAAATTCGCAATCATCTCTAAAACATAGGTTTGTTTCAGCATATAGCAATTTGAGTTATACCTTTAGGGGTAAATATGTAGCTACCGGAAGTATTCGGGTAGATCAGGCAGATCTGTTTGGTTTGGATCCGAAATATCAATATCGCCCACTGTGGTCGGCCGGATTAGCCTGGAATGCCAGCAGCGAGGATTTTTTGAAGAAATATGATTGGCTAAGTATGTTAAAGTTCAGGGCCACCTATGGTATAAACGGTAATGCAGAACTTGCCTCTTCTACTTATTTGGTGTCCAGAATTAGAAATGACAATTTATATCCTGCCTTACAATATACGGATATAGTATCTTATCCGAATCCAAAATTGCGGTGGGAAAAGTCAGCAACACTAAATTTCGGTATGGACTATGCTTTACTTAACAATAGGCTTAGAGGAAGTATAGACATGTATACGAAGAAGAGTACAGATTTATTGGTGCCGAGTAGTCTCGATCCGACTGTTGGCGTTGCAAGCATTGATATAAATAATGGTGCTATTACCAATAGGGGAGTAGAAATTGCTATTGGTGGAGACTGGCTAAAAAGAAAAGATCTTACATTAACATCAAATTTTGTCATCGCATTTAATAAAAGTGAAATTGTTAAAGTAACAAGGACAGTAACCGATGCATATTCTGCTATTACTTCGCCAACTTCCTATTTTTTCCTCAACACACCACTAAATACTATGTATGCCTACAAGTATGGAGGAATGGTTAATGGTTATCCTTATTTTCTTGATGAAAAAGGAGAATCTAACGTGGTCTTTGACGCAACTGGTACGCCTACGTCAATCAAATCGATTACCAATCCTGATGCACTCGTTAATCTCGGAACTTTAACACCAACTTATACTGGATCGTTTAATCAGCGTGTAAGCTATAAGGAATTTTCACTGGGTGCCATGTTGGTGTTTTCTGGAGGCAATAAACTACGTAAGGATGTGACTAACATTGGGGCAACAACTGTAACTGATGAAGACTTAACTCGCCGATGGAAGTCTGGCTTAGAAACAGATTTGCCGAGATTGTTAATAGACTATCCGCAAAACTTATCTACTTCTGCAAGTACATTGGCATCTCTATGGCAATATTCTGATAAACAAGTCTTGGATGCAACCTATATAAAATTAAGAAACGTTTCTCTTTCTTACAGCTTGCCAAAAAGTGTCAATAACCTTATTAAAGTAAGTTCTGCAAGAATTACAGCGCAAGTAAATAACCTGTGGTACTGGAGTAAAGCAGGAGATGACATTGATCCTGAAACCTACTCGCTTAATTCGGGAACTCGTAGCCTACAAACTCCAAAATCTTTTCTGATTGGTTTAAACGTTAATTTTTAA
- a CDS encoding RagB/SusD family nutrient uptake outer membrane protein, translating into MKTYIKLLSCAVILFCGSCKKYLDLVPAGSKIVESAQDYYNLVSYPNRAYVITNFQYLVDDQWMKESDVIGKTNLNTVNFTFDETQNRVNLISSSNFYSRSYVYINRWNTIISLVDDSHGDENIKVLAKAEAKALRAFDYFLLINVYAKAYNPATAATDGGICLMEKYDLEAQPVKSTVKDAYDLIQKDLDEAIPFLQQTPKDVYHPSLAFAWALKAKVHLFKKEFAQAKDAALKSLTYNDQIFDLVAYSRQGGPTSVLVPAANNPEVLSYQYMTGYNEMSFGYNYVISPELKTLFGTNDARYNLFFNSVNASFLDIGAGTAYWSVAYTRFFYSTVGLKTTEVYLMLAETYAREGNRADAIAIINKLRAKRIVSGTVDYAVPATVKETMDIVISERRKELLFGFNRFFDLKRLNTEPDYAKTIVRVFPIVNTTVPKQTYTLKPDSRLYVIPFPKDVLLINRGLTLNTDETLPF; encoded by the coding sequence ATGAAAACTTATATAAAACTTTTATCATGTGCAGTAATCTTATTTTGTGGGTCCTGCAAAAAATACCTTGATCTGGTTCCGGCTGGTTCTAAGATAGTTGAGTCGGCTCAAGACTATTACAATCTGGTTTCTTACCCAAACCGTGCATATGTAATCACCAACTTTCAATACCTAGTGGATGACCAGTGGATGAAAGAATCGGATGTAATCGGCAAAACAAATCTTAATACGGTTAACTTCACTTTTGATGAGACACAAAATAGGGTGAACCTGATTAGTAGTTCCAACTTTTACAGCAGAAGCTACGTCTATATCAACCGCTGGAATACTATTATTTCGCTGGTTGATGATTCTCATGGAGATGAAAATATTAAAGTTCTTGCTAAAGCAGAAGCTAAAGCCTTGCGTGCATTTGATTATTTTCTATTGATCAATGTTTATGCAAAAGCATACAATCCTGCAACAGCTGCTACTGATGGTGGGATTTGTTTGATGGAGAAATACGATTTGGAAGCCCAGCCAGTTAAGTCTACGGTAAAAGACGCCTATGACCTTATCCAAAAGGATTTGGATGAGGCTATCCCATTTTTGCAACAAACTCCTAAAGATGTGTACCATCCTTCTCTTGCGTTTGCCTGGGCATTAAAAGCGAAAGTACACTTGTTCAAAAAGGAATTTGCGCAGGCAAAAGATGCAGCATTGAAATCGTTAACTTACAACGATCAGATTTTTGATCTGGTAGCTTACAGTAGACAAGGCGGACCTACATCTGTACTGGTTCCTGCTGCTAACAACCCTGAAGTGTTGAGTTATCAATACATGACCGGATACAATGAAATGAGTTTTGGTTACAATTATGTGATCAGTCCGGAGCTGAAGACTTTATTTGGTACCAATGACGCCAGATATAACCTGTTTTTTAATAGTGTAAATGCCAGTTTTCTTGATATTGGCGCAGGTACAGCTTACTGGAGTGTAGCTTATACTAGATTCTTTTATTCAACTGTAGGATTAAAAACCACAGAAGTATATCTTATGCTTGCAGAGACATATGCAAGAGAAGGTAACAGGGCAGATGCAATTGCCATCATTAATAAATTGCGTGCAAAAAGAATTGTTTCCGGGACTGTAGATTATGCAGTGCCTGCAACAGTTAAAGAAACGATGGATATTGTGATCAGCGAACGCCGTAAGGAACTGTTGTTTGGTTTTAACAGGTTTTTTGACCTTAAGAGGCTTAATACTGAACCTGACTATGCCAAAACAATAGTTCGTGTATTCCCGATCGTAAATACAACTGTCCCAAAACAAACTTATACGCTTAAGCCAGATTCAAGATTGTATGTGATTCCTTTCCCGAAAGATGTTTTGCTGATTAATCGTGGCTTGACTTTAAACACGGATGAAACCCTTCCTTTTTAA
- a CDS encoding zinc-dependent metalloprotease → MKFKLTLAICAISLSGFAQKPAVPKTDSTAKKPVEYKKIIPENAKGQRGLFDVKQVDQKWFFEVPDSLLGRYLLTVTRYVSTAQGMDSYGGEKINEQTIYFEKGNNNNLFLKGLVYRQEVMDANGPFSKAVMQSQENPIIAAFDIKTINPKTGNYVIEVTDLFKKDVSAISFTTEEKGSKKLSGLLDDRSFIERVNAYPINIEVKTTKTYSTSAGSAPAGAQTGFVTLRLNTSLVLLPKLPMQKRIADERVGYFANKYVLFDEDKQRTSDKFFIQRYRLEPKDQDIEKYKKGILVEPKKQIVYYIDPATPKKWRPYLIKGINDWQKAFEEAGFKNAIVGKEWPEADTTMSLEDARFSVLRYFASEKANAYGPRISDPRSGEIIESHVGWYHNVMKLVHNWYMIQAGPLDPRARKMEFDDELMGDLIRFVSSHEIGHTLGLRHNMGASSQTPVEKLRDKKWVEKNGHTVSIMDYARFNYVAQPEDHISSKGIYPRIGAYDKWAINFGYRYFNRKGDAYAEEKILSKMVTDTLKAHPQLWFGGEGKDEDPRSQSEDLGDDAVAASDYGIKNLKRVVSNLIQWSYEPGDHYDNLSELHKEVVRQYGRYLYHVVKNIGNRKITKRSVDEGGIVYTDMSKLQVKKAVDYINRQLFTPPLWLYPKNITQLIDSKAMEDISDNQTQVLNMLLSPGMLFNLGQKALSSADPYPVNEYLATLLPMIWRLPSGTAEEQAYVRSLQRSYLEKIGMLVNPKDVEEGKAMNNAQRSDVRLEAKRHLNNIREKVQQLLPQSEGINKLHLEDVIVQIDKIIKKASVNP, encoded by the coding sequence ATGAAATTTAAACTTACACTGGCAATTTGTGCAATATCCCTTTCGGGATTTGCACAAAAACCAGCGGTTCCGAAAACCGATAGCACCGCTAAAAAGCCTGTAGAATATAAAAAGATTATTCCTGAGAATGCCAAAGGTCAGCGTGGCTTGTTTGATGTAAAACAGGTAGATCAGAAATGGTTTTTTGAGGTTCCTGATAGCTTGCTTGGTCGTTATTTATTGACCGTAACCCGCTATGTAAGCACGGCACAAGGCATGGATAGCTATGGTGGCGAAAAGATCAATGAGCAAACCATTTATTTTGAAAAGGGAAACAACAACAACCTTTTTCTTAAAGGACTGGTATATCGCCAGGAGGTGATGGATGCCAACGGCCCTTTTTCTAAAGCGGTGATGCAATCGCAGGAAAACCCTATCATTGCAGCTTTTGACATCAAGACAATTAATCCTAAAACGGGAAATTATGTTATTGAGGTTACGGATCTATTTAAAAAGGATGTTTCGGCCATCTCTTTTACTACAGAAGAGAAGGGCTCGAAAAAGCTAAGTGGGCTGCTGGATGACCGTTCTTTTATTGAACGTGTAAATGCCTATCCAATAAATATTGAAGTGAAAACCACTAAAACCTACAGTACCAGTGCGGGCTCTGCACCTGCCGGAGCACAAACAGGCTTTGTTACCTTAAGGTTGAATACTTCTTTGGTATTATTGCCAAAACTGCCCATGCAGAAACGTATTGCTGATGAGCGGGTAGGTTATTTTGCCAATAAGTATGTGCTCTTTGATGAGGACAAACAGCGGACTTCGGACAAGTTTTTTATTCAGCGTTACCGACTGGAACCAAAGGATCAGGACATTGAAAAATATAAAAAGGGGATTTTGGTAGAGCCTAAAAAGCAGATCGTATATTATATTGATCCGGCAACACCAAAGAAATGGAGACCTTATTTAATTAAAGGGATTAATGATTGGCAGAAGGCTTTTGAAGAAGCTGGTTTTAAAAATGCCATTGTTGGAAAAGAATGGCCGGAGGCTGATACCACCATGAGTTTGGAAGATGCGCGTTTTTCTGTCCTCAGGTATTTTGCCTCGGAGAAAGCGAATGCCTATGGCCCAAGGATTAGTGACCCAAGAAGTGGTGAGATTATTGAGAGCCACGTTGGCTGGTACCACAATGTGATGAAACTGGTGCACAATTGGTATATGATTCAGGCCGGGCCATTGGATCCCAGGGCCAGGAAAATGGAGTTTGATGATGAACTAATGGGCGACCTGATTAGATTTGTATCTTCACATGAAATTGGGCACACTTTAGGTTTAAGGCATAACATGGGTGCAAGCAGCCAGACTCCTGTTGAAAAACTGAGGGATAAGAAATGGGTGGAAAAGAACGGGCATACCGTTTCTATTATGGATTATGCCCGCTTTAACTATGTTGCCCAACCAGAAGATCACATATCTTCAAAAGGAATTTATCCGCGGATAGGTGCTTATGACAAATGGGCAATCAATTTCGGTTATCGTTATTTCAATAGAAAAGGAGATGCTTATGCTGAAGAAAAGATCTTAAGCAAAATGGTTACTGATACCTTAAAAGCACATCCACAGTTGTGGTTTGGCGGAGAAGGTAAAGATGAAGATCCAAGAAGTCAGTCGGAAGATTTGGGTGACGATGCCGTTGCCGCAAGTGATTACGGAATCAAAAACCTGAAAAGGGTTGTTTCAAACCTGATCCAATGGTCTTATGAACCGGGCGATCATTATGATAACCTTTCGGAATTGCATAAAGAGGTGGTAAGACAATACGGCAGGTATTTATATCATGTAGTTAAAAACATCGGAAACCGAAAGATCACCAAAAGGAGCGTTGATGAAGGAGGTATAGTATATACTGACATGTCTAAGCTACAGGTAAAGAAAGCAGTTGATTATATCAATCGTCAGCTTTTTACCCCACCACTGTGGTTATATCCAAAAAATATTACCCAACTCATTGATAGCAAAGCGATGGAAGACATTTCGGATAACCAAACTCAGGTGCTCAATATGCTGTTAAGTCCTGGTATGTTGTTTAACCTTGGACAGAAAGCATTGAGTTCGGCAGATCCTTATCCGGTGAATGAGTACTTGGCTACGCTTTTGCCCATGATCTGGAGATTACCCTCAGGAACGGCAGAAGAGCAAGCATATGTGAGAAGCTTACAGCGTTCTTACCTCGAAAAGATAGGCATGTTGGTAAACCCTAAAGATGTTGAAGAGGGTAAAGCGATGAACAATGCTCAGCGCAGTGATGTAAGGTTGGAAGCGAAACGCCATCTTAACAACATTCGTGAAAAAGTTCAGCAGCTTCTTCCTCAAAGTGAAGGCATTAATAAACTGCACCTGGAAGATGTAATAGTGCAAATAGATAAAATTATTAAAAAGGCAAGTGTAAATCCATAA
- a CDS encoding DUF3347 domain-containing protein yields MKNLILAIFLAFTFGSVNAQAILKTSAQEVATPELAKQREALKKGIITNYLGLKSCLVASDSVQAAKHAADLVTALDRFKFKKLDLEQMNAATTMRGKIKGLAKSIADTYSINKQRGYFMELSEGMWSIMERFVPEKTVLYLQECPMTSKVWISDEKEIKNPYYPKNMLDCGAVKAELGSK; encoded by the coding sequence ATGAAGAATTTGATCCTGGCTATATTTTTGGCCTTTACTTTTGGAAGTGTAAATGCGCAGGCGATCTTAAAAACCTCTGCCCAGGAAGTAGCGACGCCAGAATTGGCAAAACAAAGAGAGGCGCTCAAAAAAGGCATTATAACCAATTATCTGGGCCTTAAGTCCTGCCTGGTTGCATCAGATTCTGTACAAGCCGCTAAACATGCTGCTGATCTTGTAACTGCATTAGATAGGTTTAAATTTAAAAAACTGGATCTTGAGCAAATGAATGCTGCCACTACTATGCGTGGTAAAATAAAAGGACTTGCTAAAAGTATTGCCGACACCTATTCTATAAACAAGCAGCGGGGTTACTTTATGGAACTTTCTGAAGGGATGTGGAGCATCATGGAAAGGTTTGTGCCTGAGAAAACGGTATTGTACCTGCAAGAATGTCCCATGACGAGTAAGGTATGGATTAGTGATGAAAAGGAAATTAAAAATCCTTACTACCCTAAAAACATGCTGGACTGCGGTGCCGTAAAAGCTGAGTTAGGTTCTAAGTAA